In Spinacia oleracea cultivar Varoflay chromosome 5, BTI_SOV_V1, whole genome shotgun sequence, a single window of DNA contains:
- the LOC130460623 gene encoding uncharacterized protein → MKLNQKYDHSKSTILMMSPLPTISKAYGLLLQEEQQKEVNSNRTHNMESTVFTASKFTDNRPYKSTYASNSGNFGVQNASSGNQQRNFTYSRNNLYCEHCKMKNHTVDKCWKLHGYPKDFKGRGKRVAAAAQLEEFTEKENQIESDIGVVHATFTEEQYNQLLSFLNTQKTANQAEHSGSSSLGLATATQLRGPFQEQAHSAW, encoded by the exons ATGAAGTTGAATCAGAAATATGATCATTCAAAGAGCACTATTCTTATGATGTCTCCATTGCCAACAATTTCAAAGGCATATGGACTACTCCTGCAAGAAGAGCAGCAGAAAGAAGTCAACAGCAACAGGACTCATAATATGGAATCAACTGTGTTTACTGCAAGCAAGTTTACTGACAATAGACCATATAAATCTACCTATGCTTCTAACTCTGGTAATTTTGGTGTTCAGAATGCAAGCAGTGGAAATCAGCAAAGGAATTTTACCTATTCTAGAAATAATCTGTACTGTGAACATTGCAAGATGAAAAACCACACTGTTGACAAGTGTTGGAAACTACATGGCTATCCTAAAGATTTCAAAGGCAGAGGAAAAagagtagcagcagcagctcAGTTGGAAGAATTCACTGAGAAAGAAAACCAAATTGAGTCAGACATAGGAGTGGTTCATGCAACTTTCACAGAAGAGCAATACAATCAGCTTTTAAGCTTTCTCAACACTCAGAAAACTGCTAATCAAGCTGAACACTCAGGCTCTAGTTCACTTGGACTAGCAACTGCTACTCAGCTGAGAG GACCTTTCCAAGAACAAGCACATTCTGCTTGGTAA